In a genomic window of Clavelina lepadiformis chromosome 7, kaClaLepa1.1, whole genome shotgun sequence:
- the LOC143465511 gene encoding uncharacterized protein LOC143465511: protein MLCRTNHRYFRMISERRVKESRNLKMFRDRVKHAKVSSKFILQILIGLSFFAFINFVINTREKIDVLQKKMEAFQVTANDKISQEQRQSSSHSSNSKQAAKPRRVRRSPNDNVMIAETTFTEGKGVAYTRWGRFDCSGPNNDLVYDGIAAGAHYTNTGGVSDFLCLHLNVSYRNGRFRDGSQGSSHIYGLEYQDSWISSLMDFSLIETHSTYQHSVPCAVCLAERRTTQLMIPGRVTCPQGWTREYTGYIMAGSHGDKHAASPICVDDTPQVVPGTQGSQPGARLYMVETRCASLLCEPYADYREISCVVCTL, encoded by the exons ATGTTGTGTAGAACAAATCATCGATATTTCAGGATGATAAGCGAACGAAGAGTTAAAGAGagcagaaatttgaaaatgtttcggGATCGTGTCAAACATGCaaaagtttcttcaaaattCATTTTGCAAATCTTAATTGGCTTAAGTTTCTTCGCTTTTATCAatttcgtcataaacacaCGGGAGAAAATTGATGT ACTGCAGAAGAAAATGGAAGCCTTTCAGGTCACTGCCAACGACAAAATTTCACAAGAGCAAAGGCAATCAAGTTCACACAGTTCTAATTCGAAACAAGCTGCTAAGCCTCGTAGAGTGAGAAGGTCTCCGAATGATAACGTAATG ATTGCCGAAACAACGTTTACAG AAGGGAAAGGTGTAGCTTACACGAGATGGGGTCGATTTGATTGTTCTGGGCCGAACAACGACTTAGTATACGACG GGATAGCGGCCGGCGCTCATTATACCAATACCGGAGGAGTTTCTGATTTTTTGTGTCTTCATCTTAACGTCTCCTACAGAAACGGACGTTTTCGAGATGGATCTCAAG GAAGTTCACATATATACGGATTAGAATATCAAGATTCCTGGATCAGTTCTCTAATGGACTTTTCTCTGATCGAAACCCATTCGACCTACCAGCATTCGGTTCCATGCGCAGTTTGTCTGGCTGAACGACGAACCACTCAG CTGATGATACCGGGAAGAGTAACTTGTCCCCAGGGCTGGACCAGAGAATACACTGGATACATCATGGCCGGGAGCCATGGCGACAAACACGCCGCATCTCCAATTTGCGTAGATGACACGCCACAAGTTGTGCCTGGCACGCAAGGAAGCCAGCCTGGTGCCCGTTTGTACATGGTCGAAACCCGATGCGCATCTTTGCTGTGCGAACCATATGCCGATTACCGGGAAATTAGCTGTGTTGTTTGTACCCTTTAA
- the LOC143465510 gene encoding proteasomal ATPase-associated factor 1-like, protein MNETGNSCLFLLQSSWHEALWTSGEKVWVSLKHFGCDRSTDHGEIRGRKMDEEASEGFKTSAFFDVKQSDKHSITLRSSKFGVTTKFMAPVKRFTKLHNKSITALDISSGGGLGVSASTDETLLLWDTATGTVRRTFTGHAGEVNCCKFFPSGVVVLSGGMDTQLKIWSTEDGSCARTLSGSHNASISCTEVVDRGRNIISCSNDGTARLWECGSATCISCITKHNSKINASSLTTVSSALCVPSTGDTMTTHQNDLEFETKDKVLITGSENGDLLGYDVANRTEVLSFKCRDSVNCCTFLNETTFAVGLQDGTILLMDILKPGQPLLSFKTLASAVLCLSQSRHSSHSLAFWASFADGRSSLFYVVNRNGDLSEKAESSQTYKLELQLQLELSGPDCDPVNCIVQSSDGFIYTASRDAVVRKYKVF, encoded by the exons atgaaTGAAACTGGGAATAGCTGTTTATTCTTATTGCAAAGTTCTTGGCATGAAGCATTGTG GACGAGCGGTGAAAAAGTTTGGGTATCACTGAAGCACTTTGGATGTGATCGGTCAACCGATCATGGTGAAATACGCGGCAGAAAGATGGATGAAGAAGCATCTGAAGGCTTCAAAACATCTGCATTTTTTGATGTTAAGCAGAGTGACAAACATTCCATTACTTTACGTTCATCTAAATTTGGCGTGACTACAAAATTCATGGCTCCAGTGAAGCGGTTTACAAAATTACACAACAAGAGT ATCACTGCTTTAGATATCTCATCCGGGGGTGGTCTTGGTGTCTCTGCATCAACTGATGAAACTTTGCTACTTTGGGATACTGCCACTGGCACTGTCAGA AGAACATTTACTGGACATGCTGGGGAAGTAAATTGCTGTAAGTTTTTTCCATCCGGTGTAGTTGTCCTAAGTGGTGGCATGGATACTCAATTGAAGATTTGGTCAACTGAAGATGGCTCTTGCGCAAG GACTTTAAGCGGCTCACATAATGCAAGTATCTCATGCACTGAAGTAGTAGACAGAGGTAGAAACATCATATCGTGTTCGAATGACGGCACTGCCCGTTTATGGGAGTGTGGGAGTGCTACTTGCATCAGTTGCATCACAAAACACAACTCCAAGATAAACGCCAGCTCACTTACCACCGTTTCTTCAGCTTTGTGTGTGCCTTCGACAGGAGACACCATGACCACTCATCAAA ATGATCTCGAATTTGAAACTAAAGACAAAGTTTTAATAACTGGCTCCGAAAATGGAGATCTACTTGGTTATGACGTCGCAAACCGGACAGAAGTGCTGTCATTTAAATGCAGAGATTCAGTCAACTGCTGCACTTTCTTAAATGAAACTACTTTTGCGGTCGGACTACAAGATGGTACAATTCTGCTGATGGATATCTTAAAGCCAGG GCAACCTCTGCTGTCATTCAAGACTCTCGCATCGGCAGTGCTGTGTCTGAGCCAATCACGTCACAGTTCGCACTCGCTGGCATTTTGGGCAAGTTTCGCCGACGGACGAAGTTCCTTGTTTTACGTCGTCAACAGAAATGGGGACCTAAGTGAGAAAGCTGAGTCGAGTCAAACTTATAAACTTGAACTTCAGCTTCAGCTTGAGCTGAGCGGACCAGATTGCGACCCTGTGAACTGTATTGTTCAATCTTCGGACGGGTTTATATACACTGCGTCCAGGGATGCCGTTGTAAGGAAGTACAAAGTTTTCTGA
- the LOC143465477 gene encoding zinc finger BED domain-containing protein 5-like encodes MSNRKYNAEYIKYGFIAIEHGGECLPQCVLCMKTLSNASMKPSLLKRHLESNHAEKKNRDQSYFERLGVNAKRHRLDQTGQFHQKKVGIVKASYEVSLLVAQNMKAHTIAESLILPAAKALVRNLIGREAAAKLDSVSLSNDTVKRRIQEMSGDIAEQVIAGVKDSKFGFAIQLDESTDVAKCSQLLVYVRFIQNNTVKTELMLSQELATTRKGKDVFNVLADFFKENELDWSKLVGCTTDGAPAMLGRKSGFQAYVKDVAAKATFKNHEFKDDLENDEFISRLAYLSDIFQALNLINLSFQGTNSNITIFISKLQAFIRNLDVWTKNVESKQFGMFQLLTTLPVEPNDKLSQEINDHLKLLRAELMHYFPDLVSCTYAVNPFCIDPAFLLIGTGEQEEIIDIQVDDTAKAKQKECSPIDFWLNMGSTYPTLARNAVRQLLVFPSTWECEQGFSALMAIKCKSRNRLTEPGHDFRCAVSKVVPRIDLLVHKKQLHLSH; translated from the exons ATGTCGAATCGAAAGTATAATGCAGAATATATTAAGTATGGTTTCATTGCTATCGAGCACGGAGGAGAATGTTTGCCACAGTGTGTGCTATGCATGAAAACCCTTTCTAATGCATCCATGAAGCCTAGCTTGTTAAAACGACACCTTGAATCGAACCATGCAGAAAAAAAGAACAGAGACCAAAGTTATTTTGAGCGACTTGGGGTGAATGCAAAAAGACACCGCCTAGACCAGACTGGCCAGTTTCATCAAAAGAAGGTAGGGATAGTAAAAGCATCATATGAAGTCTCCCTCCTGGTTGCTCAGAACATGAAGGCTCACACGATCGCAGAGTCCCTTATTTTGCCGGCAGCAAAGGCATTAGTTAGAAACCTGATTGGACGAGAGGCAGCGGCGAAATTGGATAGCGTGTCCCTTTCTAATGATACTGTAAAACGCCGCATTCAAGAAATGTCTGGTGATATTGCTGAACAAGTAATTGCTGGAGTAAAAGATTCAAAATTCGGGTTTGCCATTCAACTCGATGAGTCGACAGATGTCGCCAAGTGTAGCCAATTGTTAGTTTATGTTCGCTTTATACAAAATAACACAGTGAAAACAGAGTTAATGTTGAGTCAGGAGCTGGCTACTACAAGAAAAGGGAAAGATGTGTTCAATGTTTTGGCCGATTTCTTTAAAGAGAATGAGCTAGATTGGAGCAAGTTAGTTGGATGCACGACAGATGGTGCTCCAGCGATGCTGGGGCGAAAATCAGGATTTCAAGCATATGTGAAAGATGTAGCAGCAAAGGCGACCTTC AAAAACCACGAATTTAAAGATGATTTGGAGAACGATGAGTTTATCTCACGGCTGGCCTACTTGTCGGATATTTTCCAGGCTCTCAACCTCATAAATCTTTCGTTCCAAGGAACAAACAGCAatattacaatttttatttcaaagctgCAAGCATTCATTCGCAACCTAGATGTCTGGACCAAAAACGTAGAGAGCAAACAGTTCGGGATGTTCCAACTCCTTACAACACTTCCAGTGGAGCCTAATGATAAATTATCTCAGGAAATTAATGATCACCTAAAGCTGCTCCGAGCGGAATTGATGCATTACTTTCCAGATTTAGTAAGTTGCACCTACGCTGTCAATCCATTCTGCATCGACCCAGCTTTTCTACTCATAGGAACGGGAGAACAAGAAGAGATCATTGATATTCAAGTTGACGACACAGCAAAAGCAAAGCAGAAGGAGTGCTCCCCCATAGATTTCTGGCTAAACATGGGTTCAACTTATCCAACGTTGGCACGAAATGCTGTTCGTCAGCTACTGGTTTTCCCTTCTACATGGGAATGTGAGCAAGGGTTCTCAGCCTTAATGGCCATCAAATGCAAGAGCCGAAATCGTCTAACTGAGCCTGGACATGATTTCAGATGTGCTGTGAGCAAAGTTGTACCCCGGATAGACCTTCTTGTGCATAAGAAACAATTGCATCTGTCGCATTAA
- the LOC143465206 gene encoding uncharacterized protein LOC143465206, with amino-acid sequence MVCLNCHKLLNCAREKVSHNTNARLACYCRVGSYVQGEFYTSSICWQCDASSHDACRAQGKLVVCPTYKDICSTVVRRSFHRYQIIKGCKQVESCFNDHQQNWNGENQCKPNSLYSVCRCCCYGDECNTEEICTSSAVGAEKCESLPTSFQYGEIECTDSNFVDSKCTFSCTEAGYELQPSSSEQLTCLSSGNWNKPLPCCALPCPPYLPLDIVFLFHARSEKDITKLSIPYIKGRYRNFKAGLPNGFRYTAMYFGEKIYESALLFEDTENITTAEEFLSKIRIYHNETGTAVNTGAALRYVYNNIFSKNDRPGVQKVLFLHTDENSADDVAAPAKALRDAGVLIYPRFIYVNSNVTINHEQLYEMAGVDGHVLVLRQPQEGRIMSSLYDTYLHRFCPTVCQRST; translated from the exons aaggTGAGTTTTACACCTCCTCAATATGTTGGCAATGTGACGCAAGCAGCCATGATGCTTGCAGAGCGCAGGGAAAACTGGTTGTTTGCCCAACTTACAAG GATATTTGTTCTACGGTTGTTAGAAGGAGTTTTCATAGATATCAGATAATAAAAGGTTGCAAGCAAGTGGAGTCATGCTTCAATGATCACCAACAA AATTGGAACGGAGAGAATCAGTGTAAACCCAATTCTTTGTATTCAGTCTGTCGTTGCTGTTGCTATGGTGACGAATGCAACACTGAAGAAATATGCACGTCATCAG CTGTGGGAGCAGAAAAATGCGAATCCCTTCCAACTAGCTTCCAGTATGGTGAGATCGAATGCACCGACTCCAATTTCGTGGATTCCAAATGCACATTTAGTTGTACAGAAGCTGGATATGAATTACAACCGAGTTCCAGTGAGCAGCTGACTTGCCTTTCGAGCGGAAATTGGAACAAACCATTGCCATGTTGTGCAT TGCCCTGTCCTCCTTATCTTCCATTAGATATTGTTTTCCTGTTTCATGCCAGAAGTGAAAAAGACATAACTAAGCTATCCATCCCGTATATAAAGGGCAGATACCg CAATTTCAAAGCTGGGTTACCAAATGGATTCCGTTACACGGCAATGTATTTCGGAGAAAAAATTTACGAATCAGCTCTTCTGTTTGAAGACACGGAAAACATCACCACAGCAGAAGAGTTTTTATCCAAGATCCGTATTTATCATAACGAAACAG GAACAGCTGTAAACACCGGTGCTGCCTTACGGTACGTCTACAACAACATATTCTCAAAGAATGACAGACCAGGCGTACAAAAGGTGCTTTTCTTGCATACAGACGAAAATTCAGCTGATGACGTAGCTGCACCAGCAAAAGCCCTAAGAGATGCTGGTGTCCTG ATTTATCCTAGATTCATCTACGTCAACAGCAACGTCACAATCAATCATGAACAGCTTTATGAGATGGCGGGAGTGGACGGTCACGTTTTGGTGCTGAGGCAACCACAGGAAGGTCGAATAATGTCATCTCTGTACGACACATATTTGCATCGCTTTTGCCCAACAGTCTGCCAGAGATCAACATAA